From one Papio anubis isolate 15944 chromosome 12, Panubis1.0, whole genome shotgun sequence genomic stretch:
- the PIH1D2 gene encoding PIH1 domain-containing protein 2 isoform X1: MSFHRLKKIIHHSSVMETSSKGLLTQVTQFWNLLDDLAESDPEGYEKFIQQQLKEGKQLCADPEPQLCLQTRILKPKEKILFINLCQWTRIPAPQSATHPVPLTVGKPEDTTETSDAYTVIDVAYNPDVLQAAEKNQVKKNQLIQMAMKCIEEQFQFTLSHSYHITKFRIKGSIQRMKQNLMGIQTDSIDLREKMRRELTLGQIRSSTMSNPDHFPQLLLRKDQVSGKAVCLIEEISSTEIQVEIKIPAYELKIVHDHNEKPLKTELKVELPGINSVSLCDLSVSEDDLLIEVSEKYRLHLNLPKPIDTEMTTAKFIKENSTLIITMPLV; encoded by the exons ATGTCTTTCCACAGGCTTAAGAAAATTATTCATCACTCATCAGTCATGGAGACATCCTCAAAGGGCCTGCTCACCCAAGTTACTCAATTTTGGAACCTCCTAGATGATCTAGCTGAAAGTGACCCTGAGGGCTATGAGAAGTTTATTCAACAGCAGCTGAAAGAAGGGAAACAGCTCTGTGCTGACCCAGAACCACAGCTTTGTCTACAGACCAGGATTCTG aaaccaaaagaaaaaatactttttatcaaCCTGTGTCAGTGGACAAGGATCCCAGCTCCCCAATCAGCCACTCATCCAGTACCTCTAACTGTTGGCAAACCAGAAGATACAACTGAGACATCAG ATGCTTACACGGTCATTGATGTTGCCTACAATCCTGATGTTCTTCAGGCAGCAGAAAAGaaccaagtgaaaaaaaatcagttaattcAGATGGCCATGAAATGTATTGAGGAGCAATTCCAGTTCACCCTCTCACACTCTTACCATATTACCAAATTTAGAATAAAAGGAAGCATtcaaagaatgaaacaaaatctgATGGGAATCCAAACTGATTCCAtagatttaagagaaaaaatgagaaggG AACTAACTCTTGGACAGATACGAAGCAGTACTATGAGCAATCCAGATCATTTTCCTCAGCTGTTACTCCGAAAAGACCAAGTTTCAGGCAAAGCAGTGTGTCTGATAGAAGAGATTTCCAGTACTGAAATCCAGGTGGAGATAAAGATACCAGCCTATGAACTAAAAATTGTGCATGATCACAATGAGAAACCTCTGAAAACTGAGTTGAAAGTTGAATTACCTGGTAttaattctgtctctctctgtgaccTTAGTGTTTCTGAG GATGATTTGTTGATTGAAGTATCTGAGAAGTACAGATTACATCTGAATCTTCCAAAACCTATTGATACTGAAATGACTACAGCAAAATTTATCAAAGAAAACTCCACGCTAATCATCACAATGCCTTTGGTGTAA
- the PIH1D2 gene encoding PIH1 domain-containing protein 2 isoform X2 encodes METSSKGLLTQVTQFWNLLDDLAESDPEGYEKFIQQQLKEGKQLCADPEPQLCLQTRILKPKEKILFINLCQWTRIPAPQSATHPVPLTVGKPEDTTETSDAYTVIDVAYNPDVLQAAEKNQVKKNQLIQMAMKCIEEQFQFTLSHSYHITKFRIKGSIQRMKQNLMGIQTDSIDLREKMRRELTLGQIRSSTMSNPDHFPQLLLRKDQVSGKAVCLIEEISSTEIQVEIKIPAYELKIVHDHNEKPLKTELKVELPGINSVSLCDLSVSEDDLLIEVSEKYRLHLNLPKPIDTEMTTAKFIKENSTLIITMPLV; translated from the exons ATGGAGACATCCTCAAAGGGCCTGCTCACCCAAGTTACTCAATTTTGGAACCTCCTAGATGATCTAGCTGAAAGTGACCCTGAGGGCTATGAGAAGTTTATTCAACAGCAGCTGAAAGAAGGGAAACAGCTCTGTGCTGACCCAGAACCACAGCTTTGTCTACAGACCAGGATTCTG aaaccaaaagaaaaaatactttttatcaaCCTGTGTCAGTGGACAAGGATCCCAGCTCCCCAATCAGCCACTCATCCAGTACCTCTAACTGTTGGCAAACCAGAAGATACAACTGAGACATCAG ATGCTTACACGGTCATTGATGTTGCCTACAATCCTGATGTTCTTCAGGCAGCAGAAAAGaaccaagtgaaaaaaaatcagttaattcAGATGGCCATGAAATGTATTGAGGAGCAATTCCAGTTCACCCTCTCACACTCTTACCATATTACCAAATTTAGAATAAAAGGAAGCATtcaaagaatgaaacaaaatctgATGGGAATCCAAACTGATTCCAtagatttaagagaaaaaatgagaaggG AACTAACTCTTGGACAGATACGAAGCAGTACTATGAGCAATCCAGATCATTTTCCTCAGCTGTTACTCCGAAAAGACCAAGTTTCAGGCAAAGCAGTGTGTCTGATAGAAGAGATTTCCAGTACTGAAATCCAGGTGGAGATAAAGATACCAGCCTATGAACTAAAAATTGTGCATGATCACAATGAGAAACCTCTGAAAACTGAGTTGAAAGTTGAATTACCTGGTAttaattctgtctctctctgtgaccTTAGTGTTTCTGAG GATGATTTGTTGATTGAAGTATCTGAGAAGTACAGATTACATCTGAATCTTCCAAAACCTATTGATACTGAAATGACTACAGCAAAATTTATCAAAGAAAACTCCACGCTAATCATCACAATGCCTTTGGTGTAA